In the Bacillus sp. HSf4 genome, CCCTGTCTGTTACGACAATAATTTTAGGATGGTAGTCATTTAATTCCGATAAAATATAACGAGCAAGCATCACCATTGTGAGCGATTTCCCACTACCTTGCGTGTGCCAGATTACCCCACTCTGGCGATTTCCGTTTTCATCTCGCTCTTGGATTGTTTTTAATATCTCTTTTATCGCAAAATATTGCTGATATCGAGTCACCTTTTTTATATCTTTATCAAATAGTGTAAAGAAACAAGTCAATTCAAGAAGTCGTTCTGGGTGAAACAAGGAAATGATGTTTTTGTCTTGCATCGTTGGCAAACGGTTCGCAACGGTTTGATGTAACCAATGATCTAACCATTCCTCATGCTCTTCTTTCCACACTGACCAGAACTTCTTCGGTGTTCCACATGTCGCATATTTTGTTTCGTTTTTATTTGTTGCCATCACCAACTGCACAAACTTAAACAGTTGGGGAACATAGTCGTTTTTTTGATTTCGAATCATTTGGCTAATTCCTTGTTCCATCGAAATCGAAGCCTTCTTGCATTCAATGACCACAAACGGAATGCCATTTACAAACAACACAATGTCTGGGCGAACTGTACCCCTGCCGTCTACACGTTCTACAGAAAATTCTTCTACAATGTGAAATACATTATTTTCAACATTTTCCCAATCAATATATTGAATCGTAAAAGACTTTTTCGAGCCGTCTGGAAGTAATTCTGTATAAGTTCTCCCTAACATCAACGTTTCATAAATGCTTTCATTCGCCTTTACAAGTCCATTTGTGAGTGGCTCATCCAAGTCACGCATCGCTTGTTGGATATTCGCTTCACTGAACTTATACGTAACATCTTTATACTGATAGGAATTTAACTCCTTCAATTTCTTTTCCAATACCGTTTTCAGCAAAACACTATAGAGATTCTCACGCATCGCCTCAGCTCGTTCTGCTTCTATGTACTGATAACCTAATTCTTGCAATACCTCGATTGCAGGCTGTTGACTAATATAACGTTCATCATAACTTTGCGGAATCGACATTTCTACACCTCCATTGTTAAGAATAAGGGAAAAGGAGCAAAGGAATTATACCTTCACTCGGACTTTCCCTGTTAGAAGAAGTTGAATAAGACCTTGTTTTTGTTTCTTTAAATAAGTTACTTCTTTAAGTAGAAGATCTAAATCCCTATCCATACTATTTAACACGTATGCAATTGCTTTTTGTTCCTCCATGCTCGGCATTTTAACTTTATAATAATCCAAAAAATCTTTAGGTACGTGAGGTATGCCTGATCCTTCCCTTAACCTTTGAATTTTTTGTTCATTCATTTCAAGATGTTTCTGCAGAAATATATTGTGTATGGACTTACATTCCAATTTTACAAAAGTTGATCCAACAGCTCCTTCAACTCCCGTAAATGCCATTCCAGCCCTTGATCCATCCCATAGAAGTAAAACATCATTTTTCTCTGCGAAAACCGTAGCATCATTAGAATAGTTTTTAAACGTTCCAGATTCTAAATAATCCATATCAATCGCAGGGAACTTTCCACCTTCTAAATACTCCACTGCTTTTCCTTTGATTTTTTTCACCACTTTTGCCAGCTTAACTTCCTTCCACTCTCCATCAAACCCAGGCAATCTCACTTCACCCGTCAGCAACTTCTCCATTAATCCCTTTTTCTGCACTTTCTTCTGCTCGATTAGCTTTTCTTTTAGCTCAATTACCTTGTCCCAAGTGGAGAGGATGGAGGCGATTTTTTGTTGTTCTTCAAGAGTTGGAACTGCAAATATAACTTCTGACACATAACTCCAATCAGCTCTTGGCATTTTTGAACCAGCTGATTTGTTAGCATTTTGAGAAAACCTGTTTGATTGTATTAAATAATATAAGTATTCATTTAATACCTTTCCTTCAGTGCCTTCTAATACCCATATTTCAGAAGAACAAACTCCATGAAACTGAGGGAAGTGAAATTTTTTAAGGTACGGTCTCAATTTTCCAAACAACACTGAACCTGGCTTAAATTTATTTTTCACACTCTGTTGAGTAATGCTATCCGTATAACCTATAAGTCTACCTGTTTCACTTTCTAAGTGTTCTAATTCAATACACTTAAAATTGTCCTTGTCTTTTTTTGGATTATATTTTTCTTTTGATAAAGTCACAACCTCACCAAATTCATATTTCCTCCAGTCCTCCAAAGTTGCACCTACTTTCTAATCTGTTAATGATTAAAGTTTCTTTTCCTCTAAATACTTTTGAAAATCATCTCGCTTCGGTTCTGCTAATCGTTGTTGATGAAACACTTCATATTGTTCGTTTGCAAATTGTTCCGCTACTTTTGCTTTAATTTTCCCAGCGTTAGTTAATATTTCATGTTCATTAAACTCTAAAAATGCATCTAATTTTTCTGCCCAATCTTTCATATACATCGGCTTTTTCTTCTTTGCTTGCGATTCGGCATAGTCTAAGTACATCGTAACAATACGGTTTAAATCGCTGAGTTCTTCTTGTGATAGATAATTTTTCGCTACTGTTACATCTTGCTTTCGTACCTTATCACCTTTCCAACTCGTTAAGCCCATGTTTGGCTTTGTTGCATCCGCTCGTTTCATTATCAGTTCCGAAGCAGTATGTCCATGGATTGCAAAGTGAAGTTTGTTTTGAACGGTTGCAAAGAATTCTCTTGCAATTGGTGTATTCGGATCGTAATCAATAGATGTAGCATAAATATCTGTTATTTTGTAATAAAAACGTCTTTCGGAAGCACGAATATCACGAATACGTTCCAATAATTCATCAAAATAATCTGCCCCAATATTCCGCATTTCTTTTAAGCGTTCGTCATCCATCGTAAATCCTTTTACCATATATTCATTTAAACGCTCTGTTGCCCATTGACGGAATTGTGTACCACGATGGGATCGTACACGATAGCCGACTGCAATAATCATTTCAAGGTTGTAAAAGGTCACTTCACGTTCAACTTCACGAGAACCTTCAAGTTGAACTATCCGGTTTTTCCGGATAGTTAAACTTTCCTCTAACTCTTTTTCTTCGTATATGTTTTTTATATGCTCATTGATTGTTTTAACACTTTTCTGAAACAACTCTGCCATTGCCTTTTGTGTCATCCAAACCGTTTCACCTTCTAAGCGAACCTGAATTTTCGTATCTCCATTTTCGGTTTGGTACATTAATAAATCAGAAGTATTGCTCATGTAAACACCTCTCTTGCTATCATTTTGTTGACCTCAACAAAATGGTGTATTTTCTATCCTACAGCCCTAATTCCTTCAAATATTTCTCCATTTCTGCTTCAACTTCTTGTAGCTCCAGCTTAATGTTTGCGATATTCTCTTTCACCGCATCCATATCCACTGGCTCTTCTTCTTCAAATGTGTCAACGTATCGAGGAATGTTCAGGTTATAGTCGTTTTCTTTTATTTCATCTAAAGTGGCAACATAAGAGTATTTATCAATCGTTTCTTGCTTTTCATATGTGTCAACAATTTTAGCGATGTCTTGTTCTCTTAACTGATTTTGATTTTTCCCTTTTTGATAATGTTCTTCACCAGAAGCATCTATGAATAAAACATCTTTACGGGTTCTATTCTTTTTGAAAACCATGATACAAACTGGTATCCCAACACCATAGAATAAGTTTTCAGGCAATCCAATGACTGCATCCAGTAAGTTCATCTCAATAATTTGTTGACGAATTTTCCCTTCACTTGCACCTCGGAAAAGAACACCATGCGGTAGAATTGTTGCCATTCTTCCGTTTTCCGCTAACGAATAGAGCATGTGTTGAACAAATGCATAGTCCCCTTTAGAACTTGGTGGAACACCCCATTCAAAACGTCTATGTGGATCTAAACTTGCTTCCATTTTAAATTTGCTATCATTTGTTCCTTCTCCCATGAAGCCCATTGCCCATTTGTCCAATGAGAATGGTGGATTCGCTACGATAGCCTGGAATTTCATCAATTTTCCATCTTCTAAGTGAAGTGGGTTCGCTAATGTATCACCCCACTCAATCTTTGCATCATCAATTCCATGCAAGTACATATTCATTAGTGCTAATGAATGGGTCGTACCATTACGTTCTTGACCATAAATAGCTACCTTTTTATTCGGTACTTGGTTAGCAACTCGAATGAGAAGTGAACCAGATCCACACGTAGGATCGTAAATACGGTCATTTTCTTGAGGTTTGACAAGTCGTGCTAACAGCTCGGATGCCATAGAAGGTGTATAAAATTCGCCACCCTTCTTTCCCGCATCAGATGCAAAACGTTCAATCATGTATTGATAAGCATCACCAATGACATCTTCATTTCCTACAACAGAAGGCTTTAATGTCAGCTTATTAAAGTCCTCTAATAAAGAACGGAGCATTGTATTTCGTTCTTTTGCCTTCCCAAGAATCGCTTCACTATTAAAATCAATGTTACGGAAGACACCACGAAGCTTACCTGTATTTTCGTTTTCCAGACGTTCCAATGCTTTATTGATAATTTCACCGATTTCTGCATCATTCCGTTTGCTATACAAATAATCAAATGTAGACTGTTCATCTAACACAAAACGCTCTCTGGATAATGCACGTTGAATACGTTGCTCATCACCATCATAACGCTTCGTATACTCTTCTAAATGCTCTTTATAAGCATCACTTAAATACTTGATGAACAGCATTGTCAGTATATAATCCTTGTATGTACTGGAATCAACCTTTCCTCTAAATGTATCAGCCGCTTGCCATAAAACACTGTTAATTTGATCTTTTGTTACTTTTTCACTCATCTTAATTCCTCCCTTATTTCACCTTGCACAATTTGTTTTGTGATGGCGTTGAACCATTTTTCCTTTTCCTCAATTAATCTGTTGTAAAGTGCTTTTTCTTGTTGATGTAACCTCCACAGTCTTATAAGAGCTTGTTGCTTGGATATAGGTATATCTTCAATCGGAATCGAATTTAATGCAGATTTATTTGTACTTGGTATACGAGTTCCAGCCTGCGAACGTTCCAATTCTTTTTTAACACTGTCTTTATTTAAGTACCATGCTACATATTCAGATAAGAATTTGGACTGATCCACTTTTATAATGGCAAAGTAAGATGGGACTAATAAGCCTGATTTTGTTTCATCTATAAAGACAGACGTATGAGGATAATTTAATCGAATTAGTACATCGCCTGCTTCCGTAAAGTGTTGATTATTTAACAGGTCATTACTTTGGAACACTTCGAATGGTTCATCGTTAAAGACTCCATCTTCAGTAATATTTTTCAAGGTAATTAAGTTATATGTGGCTTTCACTTCGTTCCCCACTTCTACTTTCTTCCTCGTTAAAACAAGTCCTGTTCGAATGTCTGCTATTTCTCCGAGATTCATAGCACACCTCCTTCTAATTTGTCAAATCGAATATTTGATTTTATTTGTTAAATGAATTATATAACAAATATTAATTAAAAGTAAATAGATTCCAGAAAAAAAGAGCCTTGTTTTTTTAAACAAAGCTCACACAAATAATATTAGCCGTTATATAGGTAGAAATCTGCCATTCCTTCTTGCCGTATTCGGTAACTGTCTTCCGTCTCCCATGGTTCTTCTTCCAAAAAGTCCTCCACCAATCTATTGGGCGAATAATCCAATCTTGTTAAAATTGCAGATTGAATGCCTTTTGTAACCTTTTCTTCCTGTTCACGTATAACTTTTATATCTTTTCCGCCATAGAAGTATGGACTAAAGAATCGAATAAATCGCTCAAATATCTCAGCGATTTGTTCAAATGTTTCTTCATATGTTTGCAATGGTTGAAAATAAACACCGATTCTTCGATTTTCAAAACAAATATGCGGATGTACTTTTTGTCGAATGGTTTGCTCCACCTTCTTAAATTCATCATATTCCTTTTCTCTCGATGAATCGAAATACAATTCTACAAACGCCAATGATTTTGCATTATTTGCCGAACAGCGATAAGAGATGTTGCTTCGACCAGATCCAACTGTAAGCACGTGATCGTGGAGGTTCGTTTTTTTTCGATAGTGAAAGTTTAAATAGTACGGCATTCTCTTTTGCAATACTTTTAATAGTGCCTTCTTTATATCATCTGGTCGGGAGAAATCGTAAGTTGGAGGTTCAATCGCCACACTTCCACAATGCATTGGATGTAAATTAATCAGTTTATATTCCACCTGTAATAGATTATCTATGTCATTTAGAACATGCATCTTGTCATATACGTCAAGCTTGTACAATTTATTTAGACTATGCAGTTCTTTCAAGGCTTCATCAGAAATAGTGAGTGCGTAGAAGTCAATATATAGTTTATTGTGTTTTGCCATCCAATCTTCTAACTCTTGCAATAACACTTTGTCGAAAGAACGAGCCACCCAAATAATGACCGATTCGGGGTATCTATTCATCATGTTTTGTATTCGATCCAAATATTTTGTATTGGCTTTAGTCAATTGAATCTCCATGTAAACGCCCAGTTTACGTATACGGTTTACTGCTGATAAATCAATATTGCTATTTGCATGACGCTGTTCCAACACAATATTTGATAGTTCACAGTCTAATAGTTCCTTCCAACCTTTATAAAAATCCTTTAGATATATTGATAGTATTGCTTCTCCGTTACTTCCTTTTTTACTCATTTCTACATTCCTCCCATTATCGGTTAATATTTTTGTCATTTATTTTTTACAAAGAAAAAGCACCTACCATTTCTTCTCTGGTAAGTGCTGATTTTTTTCCGTATATACTTTTCGAAAGTGATAAATAATCGTCTCATTTCCCATACAACCCTTTCATTTTTATCAGATTATAAAAGAGAATGTTTGTTCTTGTCAAACAAGTTGGGAAGTTATATAACATGTATGTATTAAATGCATATGTTATCCATAAATCTTATATATATTTTGCAATAGTTCTTGGCGTTATTGTCCTAACCGTATATATATATGATATTTAAACTGTATTTACTTTGTACATATACGATATGTACAACGGAAAACCATTTCTGGCTCCGTTGGTGGTGAATCACGATTCTTGCAATTCGACAATTAATTCACCAATTCTCTTCAAGGCATCTAACAACTGTTCAACTGATGTTGCATCTGCCTCTAATACCTCTTGTAAAA is a window encoding:
- a CDS encoding type I restriction-modification system subunit M; the protein is MSEKVTKDQINSVLWQAADTFRGKVDSSTYKDYILTMLFIKYLSDAYKEHLEEYTKRYDGDEQRIQRALSRERFVLDEQSTFDYLYSKRNDAEIGEIINKALERLENENTGKLRGVFRNIDFNSEAILGKAKERNTMLRSLLEDFNKLTLKPSVVGNEDVIGDAYQYMIERFASDAGKKGGEFYTPSMASELLARLVKPQENDRIYDPTCGSGSLLIRVANQVPNKKVAIYGQERNGTTHSLALMNMYLHGIDDAKIEWGDTLANPLHLEDGKLMKFQAIVANPPFSLDKWAMGFMGEGTNDSKFKMEASLDPHRRFEWGVPPSSKGDYAFVQHMLYSLAENGRMATILPHGVLFRGASEGKIRQQIIEMNLLDAVIGLPENLFYGVGIPVCIMVFKKNRTRKDVLFIDASGEEHYQKGKNQNQLREQDIAKIVDTYEKQETIDKYSYVATLDEIKENDYNLNIPRYVDTFEEEEPVDMDAVKENIANIKLELQEVEAEMEKYLKELGL
- a CDS encoding virulence RhuM family protein produces the protein MSNTSDLLMYQTENGDTKIQVRLEGETVWMTQKAMAELFQKSVKTINEHIKNIYEEKELEESLTIRKNRIVQLEGSREVEREVTFYNLEMIIAVGYRVRSHRGTQFRQWATERLNEYMVKGFTMDDERLKEMRNIGADYFDELLERIRDIRASERRFYYKITDIYATSIDYDPNTPIAREFFATVQNKLHFAIHGHTASELIMKRADATKPNMGLTSWKGDKVRKQDVTVAKNYLSQEELSDLNRIVTMYLDYAESQAKKKKPMYMKDWAEKLDAFLEFNEHEILTNAGKIKAKVAEQFANEQYEVFHQQRLAEPKRDDFQKYLEEKKL
- a CDS encoding restriction endonuclease subunit S, translated to MEDWRKYEFGEVVTLSKEKYNPKKDKDNFKCIELEHLESETGRLIGYTDSITQQSVKNKFKPGSVLFGKLRPYLKKFHFPQFHGVCSSEIWVLEGTEGKVLNEYLYYLIQSNRFSQNANKSAGSKMPRADWSYVSEVIFAVPTLEEQQKIASILSTWDKVIELKEKLIEQKKVQKKGLMEKLLTGEVRLPGFDGEWKEVKLAKVVKKIKGKAVEYLEGGKFPAIDMDYLESGTFKNYSNDATVFAEKNDVLLLWDGSRAGMAFTGVEGAVGSTFVKLECKSIHNIFLQKHLEMNEQKIQRLREGSGIPHVPKDFLDYYKVKMPSMEEQKAIAYVLNSMDRDLDLLLKEVTYLKKQKQGLIQLLLTGKVRVKV
- a CDS encoding restriction endonuclease subunit S; protein product: MNLGEIADIRTGLVLTRKKVEVGNEVKATYNLITLKNITEDGVFNDEPFEVFQSNDLLNNQHFTEAGDVLIRLNYPHTSVFIDETKSGLLVPSYFAIIKVDQSKFLSEYVAWYLNKDSVKKELERSQAGTRIPSTNKSALNSIPIEDIPISKQQALIRLWRLHQQEKALYNRLIEEKEKWFNAITKQIVQGEIREELR